One region of Bubalus kerabau isolate K-KA32 ecotype Philippines breed swamp buffalo chromosome 6, PCC_UOA_SB_1v2, whole genome shotgun sequence genomic DNA includes:
- the LOC129656352 gene encoding olfactory receptor 12-like, giving the protein MSPYGNGNLSAMPLQKFVLDGFQTQVLLFALFLALYVVAILGNLTMIVVITLDARLHSPMYFFLKNLSFVDLCYSSVIYPKALANFLSSSKVITFAGCATQFFLFSMVGTTEAFLLAVMAYDRFVAICSPLCYPISMRPSVCACLVLGTYCGGCVNSVLQTSFTFSLPFCSSNRIDHFFCDVLPLLKLACADTTINELVMFGLCGLITVGTILEILTSYGYITVTILKMRSGGGRHKLFSTCSCHLTAVSIYYGTVFVIYVQPGAVESMEQGKVVSVFYTLVIPMLNPLIYSLRNKEVKDALWRLGQKHTAT; this is encoded by the coding sequence ATGTCACCCTATGGAAATGGAAACCTTTCAGCGATGCCTTTGCAGAAGTTTGTACTGGATGGATTTCAGACCCAGGTCCTGCTGTTTGCTCTGTTCCTGGCCCTGTATGTGGTGGCCATCCTGGGGAACCTCACCATGATCGTGGTCATCACCCTGGATGCCCGTCTGCACTCCccaatgtacttcttcctcaagaACCTCTCCTTTGTGGACTTGTGCTACTCATCTGTCATCTACCCCAAAGCCCTGGCCAACTTCCTGTCTTCCTCCAAGGTTATCACCTTTGCAGGATGTGCCACTCaattcttcctcttctccatgGTGGGCACCACTGAGGCATTCCTCTTGgccgtgatggcctatgaccgcttcgTGGCCATCTGTAGCCCCCTGTGCTACCCCATCTCCATGCGCCCCTCGGTGTGTGCCTGCCtggtattgggcacctactgtggGGGCTGTGTCAACTCCGTTCTTCAGACCAGCTTCACATTCAGCCTCCCATTCTGCAGCTCCAACCGCATCgaccacttcttctgtgatgtgCTTCCCTTACTTAAGCTTGCCTGTGCTGACACTACCATCAATGAGCTGGTCATGTTTGGCCTTTGTGGGCTCATAACTGTGGGCACCATACTTGAGATCCTCACCTCCTATGGCTACATCACAGTGACCATCCTGAAGATGCGATCAGGAGGAGGGAGACACAAGCTCTTCTCCACCTGCAGCTGCCACTTGACAGCTGTGTCCATCTATTATGGGACAGTTTTTGTCATATATGTCCAGCCAGGAGCTGTGGAGTCCATGGAGCAGGGCAAGGTGGTTTCTGTCTTCTACACCCTGGTCATCCCGATGCTCAACCCCCTCATCTACAGTCTGAGAAACAAGGAGGTGAAGGATGCCCTGTGGAGACTGGGCCAGAAGCACACAGCCACGTGA
- the LOC129656353 gene encoding olfactory receptor 12-like: protein MSPHRNGNLSVMPLQEFVLDGFGGGPQTQALLFALFLVLYLVAILGNITMIVVITLDARLHSPMYFFLKNLSFLDLCYSSVIYPKTLTDLLSSSKVITLGGCATQFFFISLLLTTEGFVLAVMAYDRFMAICSPLRYPISMCPLVCARLMLGCYCGGCLNSILQTSFTFSLPFCSSNHIDHFLCDVPPLLKLACADTMINELVLFSICGLIIVGTTLVVLISYGYITVTILRMRSGGGRHKLFSTCGSHMTAVSLFYGTLFVMYAQPGAVESMEQGKVVSVFYTLVIPMLNPLVYSLRNKEVKDALRRLGQKHTAT from the coding sequence ATGTCACCACACAGAAATGGAAACCTCTCAGTGATGCCTCTGCAGGAGTTTGTGCTGGATGGATTTGGGGGTGGCCCACAGACCCAGGCCCTGCTGTTTGCTCTGTTCCTTGTTCTGTACTTGGTTGCCATCCTGGGGAACATCACCATGATCGTGGTCATCACGCTGGATGCCCGTCTGCACTCTccaatgtacttcttcctcaagaACCTCTCCTTCCTGGACTTGTGCTACTCATCTGTCATCTACCCTAAGACCCTCACTGacctcctttcctcctccaaagtCATCACCTTAGGGGGATGTGCCACCCAGTTCTTCTTCATCTCCCTGCTCCTCACCACTGAGGGATTCGTCTTGgccgtgatggcctatgaccgcttcaTGGCCATCTGCAGCCCCCTGCGCTACCCCATCTCCATGTGCCCCTTGGTTTGTGCCCGCCTGATGCTGGGCTGCTACTGTGGTGGCTGCCTCAACTCCATCCTGCAGACCAGCTTCACATTCAGCCTCCCGTTCTGCAGCTCCAACCACATTGACCACTTCCTGTGTGATGTCCCTCCATTGCTCAAGCTTGCCTGTGCTGACACTATGATCAATGAGCTGGTCTTGTTTAGCATTTGTGGCCTCATCATTGTGGGCACCACACTCGTGGTCCTCATCTCCTATGGCTACATCACAGTGACCATCCTGAGGATGCGCTCAGGAGGAGGGAGACACAAGCTCTTCTCCACCTGTGGCTCCCACATGACAGCCGTGTCCCTCTTTTATGGGACCCTTTTTGTCATGTATGCCCAGCCAGGAGCTGTGGAGTCCATGGAGCAGGGCAAGGTGGTCTCTGTCTTCTACACCCTGGTCATCCCGATGCTCAACCCCCTAGTCTACAGTCTGAGAAACAAGGAGGTCAAGGATGCCCTGAGGAGACTGGGGCAAAAACACACAGCCACGTGA